CGATAAGTTTACGTTTCTCGGAAAGGGAACCAGCTTCAAGGGGATCGTCACGTTCGACGGCACCGTACGAATCGATGGACGTGTCGAGGGGGAAGTTCATACGACCGGAGCGGTAGTTGTTGGAGAGAGCGCAATCATCAAGGGAATCATCGCCGCCGGGTCTGTAGTCGTGAGCGGCCGGGTCAAGGGAACTGTGACCGCCCGCGAGAAAGTGGAAATTCAAAAGACCGGCGTCTTGATCGGTGATATCCAGAGCCCGGCGATTGCGATCGAAGACGGTGCCCATTTCCACGGCATGAGCAACATGGGTGCGGAAAAGTGGGCGGAAGACGACGCCGCTGGGACCAAGCCGGCGCAAGACCCTGGCGTCCATGACTTGGTGGCTCATCGCGGGAAGGTCAAGACTCAGGATTCCTAACTAGCCGTTCTTCCCCTGCCTCTGTTACCATATCGGGCATGACACGCAAAACAGTGCTGCTGGGCATGAGCGGCGGAGTAGACAGCTCCGTCGCGGCCTCGCTGCTCGTTCGTCAGGGTTTCGCCGTACATGGTGTTACGCTCCAAGTGTGGGAGCCTGAAGACGAAGCGACCACCTCCAAGCGATGGGAGGAGCGAGGCTGCTGTAAAATCGGCCTCGCCAAGTTTGTCGCGCAGCGGCTCGACATCCCCTACGAGGTGATCGACACCCGGGAGGAGTTCCGCCATGGCGTGATCGATGACTTCTTGCAGGGATATGCATCCGGCACGACACCCAACCCCTGCGTGCGTTGTAATGAACGAGTCAAGTTACGCCACCTCTACGAGCTCGCCGAACGGCGAGGAATCGACTACGTTGCGACCGGTCACTATGCGCGGGTGGTTCAGCAGGATCGCGCGTGGCACTTGCTTCGCGCGATCGATTCCCGCAAGGACCAGAGTTATTTCTTGTATCGCATGCAGGCGTCCTGGCTACCGAGGCTGCTTTTTCCTGTCGGGGGCATGAATAAAAGCGACGTGTGGAAGGAAGCGGAGTCTCTGGGCCTTCCGGTTGATGAACTTAAGGAGAGCCAGGAAATCTGTTTCGTGAGTCAGGGAGACTACCGGACGTTCATCGAACAGGAAATGCCGGAAACCAAGCGGCCTGGGGCCTTCGTCAATGTTCGAGGGGAAGTCCTCGGCCAGCACGAGGGAATTGCTTTCTATACTCCAGGTCAGCGGCGAGGGCTGGGCGTTGCGACAGGGCA
This region of Nitrospiraceae bacterium genomic DNA includes:
- a CDS encoding polymer-forming cytoskeletal protein, which produces MWGETKKPAVAEDDKFTFLGKGTSFKGIVTFDGTVRIDGRVEGEVHTTGAVVVGESAIIKGIIAAGSVVVSGRVKGTVTAREKVEIQKTGVLIGDIQSPAIAIEDGAHFHGMSNMGAEKWAEDDAAGTKPAQDPGVHDLVAHRGKVKTQDS
- the mnmA gene encoding tRNA 2-thiouridine(34) synthase MnmA, which encodes MTRKTVLLGMSGGVDSSVAASLLVRQGFAVHGVTLQVWEPEDEATTSKRWEERGCCKIGLAKFVAQRLDIPYEVIDTREEFRHGVIDDFLQGYASGTTPNPCVRCNERVKLRHLYELAERRGIDYVATGHYARVVQQDRAWHLLRAIDSRKDQSYFLYRMQASWLPRLLFPVGGMNKSDVWKEAESLGLPVDELKESQEICFVSQGDYRTFIEQEMPETKRPGAFVNVRGEVLGQHEGIAFYTPGQRRGLGVATGQRLYVQKVLPESGQVVLGSEDDLTQSACELRELNLLEPTLAQASSHANVKIRYATPATQATIVPMGDGRLRVNFVKPQRALSPGQSAVLYDGERVLGGGIIQRV